AACGATTACATTTTTGGAAGCATGCCGGATGTTTCCTCAAAGATGAAAGAAATAACATTAAAAGTGGCAAAGAAAGAAGAACTCACAGAGAAAGATCGTGCCTTTATGCAAGCTCTTGGGATTGCAGACGACACCAATCCATTACAAAGAATCGTGTACGATGCGATGCTTATATCCATGAATGAAGAATCCTCGCGCGTAAGGGAACATTACATGGGTCCGGTAACGTCCACCATGTCGTCCAGAAATGAGCTGCTGCAAAAAATGCAAATGGAGACATTCTCGAAGATCATCTATGGACAGTCTCCGGTGGATGCGTTTGATCAATTTGTAGAGAAATGGAAGTCTTCGGGCGGTGATACCATTACAAAAGAAGTCAATGAATGGTACGATTCCGTCAAATAACCTATTATTGATCAGCGGTCTTGATGTGGATTCACGCATCAAGACCGCTCTTTTTTTTGGAGCTGGCCTCCATAATTTTAATATTTAGAATGCGTTATTGGTATTTGCATTGCTTTATATCAAGCCGAAATGCCCATCACTATAATAAAAATAGATTACAAGAATCAGGTGGGAGGATTTAGACAATGGGCATGAATACTGCTGTACCGGCAAAAAAAAAGAAATTCACTAGACAAAAAGGTAGCTGGGGATTATACCTTATGCTTCTGCCCGCTGTGGTACTGACCGCAATTTTTGTCTACATACCCATGAGCGGCCTGTTAATGGCCTTTCAGGATTATAAGCCCTCTCTGGGGATTTCCAAATCTCCCTGGGTCGGGTTGGACCAATTCAAGTTTTTATTTGAATATCCCGACAGCATGCAGGTCATTTGGAACACGCTGAAAATTTCGTTTCTCAAATTAGCCATTGGCATGTTCAGTACCCTTGCGTTTGCGCTGCTGATCAATGAGGTGAAACACAAATTTCTGCGCACCTCGGTTCAAACCTTTGTGTTTCTGCCTCACTTCATTTCCTGGGTGGTGCTCGGCGGTATCTTCATCCAGCTGTTGAATCCGGAATATGGATTAGTGAACCAACTGCTGAAAGCCTTGGGTCACGAGCCCGTGTTCTTTCTAGGCAGCAACCACTGGTTTGTGCCAATCGTGCTCTTTACGGATGCATGGAAAGAATTCGGTTACGGGTCCATCATTTATCTGGCGGCCCTGGTGGGCATTAATCCGGCTCTCTATGAAGCTGCTCAGCTTGACGGAGCGAGCAAGCTGAAACAAATGTTGAATATTACCCTTCCCAGCCTGATCCCTACTATCTGTGTCATGCTGACGATCTCCCTGGGCGGTGTGCTCAATGCAGGCTTTGACCAAATCTTCAACTTGTACAATCCGCTGGTCTATGAGAGCGGCGATATCATCGATACCTTCGTGTTCCGTATCGGTTTGATCGGCGGGAATTTCAGTTTCGGTACAGCGATCGGATTGTTCAAGTCTGTAGTGGGCCTGATCCTGATTCTAGGCGGATACCGGCTCGCCTACAAAGTTGCAGGTTATAAGATTTTCTAAGGAGTGGACTTATGCGTAGAACAGCCAAATTCAGTACATTTCAACTCATCAACAATATCATCATGGTCATGCTGGCCGTGATCTGCATCCTGCCGTTTCTTCATGTTTTGTCTGTATCCTTAAGTTCCAGTGCAGCCGTATCTGCCAATAAAGTAACCTTTTGGCCGATTGGGTTGAATTTGAACTCTTACAGCAGGGCGCTGGAAGATACCCAATTGCTTCGTTCCCTCTGGATTTCGGTGGAACGGACCTTGTTAAGTGTAACGTTGGGGCTGACGGTGACCAGTATGGCAGCTTATGTACTGTCCAAAGGCGGAGGACAGAAAGGGATTGCGGGCTACAAGTGGTTTGTCGGATTTTTTATTGTAGCCATGCTTTTCAACGGAGGGATGATTCCGACGTATCTGGTGGTGACCAAAATGGGTCTGTATAACACCATATGGGCGCTGATCCTGCCGACGATGATCAATGTATTTAATATCATCCTGATTATGAATTTTTTCAAGGCATTACCGCAGGAGCTGGAAGAAGCAGCATTTATAGATGGTGCCGGGCACTGGAAAGTGTATCTGAGAGTGATGTTACCCTTGTCGCTGCCGGTCATGGCAACAGTAGGGCTGTTCACGGTGGTAGGAGAATGGAATGAATGGTTGGCGGGTCAAATCTATATGAAGCCGGAAAACGCCCCGCTGAGTACGTTCTTGAAGGCTGCTATATCGATGCCCAATATTGATATCAAGAATGCAGAAGCCGCAGCGAAATTCAATGCATTGTCCTTGAATTCTGCCCAAATCTTCATCGGAGCTTTGCCGATCTTGCTGATCTATCCCTTCCTCCAAAAATTCTTTGCGAAAGGTATAGTGATTGGGGCAGTGAAGGAGTAGGACAAGCCTGATCAGGAATGGGAGGTCAAGATTCATATGAAGAAAAAAATGAAAGCAGCATTATCTATTCTTGCTCTAATGGATGCTACGGAAACGGACGTGTTGTCTTTATTTATAAAGAATCTAAAAAGATCAATATACATGTAACTCAGTGGCGTGAAAACAACGGCTGATGAAAGGACGGAGATTAATTTGCTTCATATATATGACCTAAGGACTGAATATCTTTGTAATCCATTGGGACTTGACGAGCCGCGGCCGCGGTTCTCGTGGAAACTGAAAAGTGACAATATTGGAGTGATACAGTCCAATTACCAGATTATTGCTTATTCTAACGGGAAGATAATTTGGAATAGCGGAATGGTTACTAGCAGTGAAAGTCAGTTCATCCGCTATGATGGAGCAGAATTGGTAAGCAGACAACAAGTGGTTTGGAAGGTATCGGTGACATCAGTCGACGAAACTGGTATCCAAGAAAACGCTCATAGCGAATTTGCACGATTGGAGATGGGATTGCTTCATCCGGCGGACTGGCAGGCGAAATGGATTGAACCTGAGTTGGAGATCGATATCGACGCGCGAAAGCCAGCTCCCTATTTAAGACGAACATTTAAAGTGAAGCCTGGACTTAAGCAGGCGCGTATTTACCAGACAGCGCATGGGCTTTATGAGTTCTGGATCAATGGACATACCGGTACGGAGGATAAATTTAAGCCTGGACTGACAAGCTATTATGCCAGAATTCAGATTCAGGCGTACGACATCACTAAGCTGCTGAAGGAAGGTTCAAATGCCTGGGCGGTCATGCTTGGCGATGGCTGGTGGCGGGGAATGACCGGCGGAACCGTTAAGAATAACTTTGGCTATAAGCTGCACTATTTTGGACAGATCGAATTAACCTATGAAAACGGTGAAAGGGAAGTAATAGGTACAGATGAGCGCTTTAAATACGCTACGGGGGGCATGCTGGCTTCCGATATGCTCATGGGCGACATTTTTGACGCTAGAAAGGAATTTGTGGATTGGAAATTGGCCGTGTTCGATGACAATTCATGGATGAACGTGCACTGTACAACCGAGCATGCAGATGTCCGATTAATTGCCAGCAGCAGTGTCCCGGTCAGAGAAAAAGAGCAGTTCACTGCACAGCCGTTCCGGGATGCAGCGGGACAGCTGGTACTTGATTTTGGCCAAAATATTGCCGGATATGTAAAAATGAAGCTGAAAAACTGCAAAGCTGGCCAGAAAATAAGATTAGTCCATGGGGAAGATCTCAAGGACGGGTGTTTTTCGCTCGACAACATTAAGCATGGTGTCCTGCAGTCCTCTGAATTCCAGGAAGTGATTTATTATTGTTCCGGAAATGCTGAAGAGGAATACTGTCCGTTATTTTCTATTTTCGGTTTCCGGTATGTTCTTGTGGAAGGCTACAATGAAGACATCAACGAAGGAGACTTTACGGCAATCGCCGTTTATTCCGATATGGAAGAGACAGGCAGCTTTATTTGCTCCAACCTGCTAATTAACAAGCTCGTACTGAATAGCTTCTGGAGTCAGAAAGGGAATTTCATGGATGTCCCGGTGGATTGCCCGACCCGTGAGCGGAATGCCTGGACTGGTGATGCCCAGATTTATGTACGGACCGCTGCTGATTTTATGAATGTATATTCCTTCTTTGAAAAATGGCTTAAAGATCTATCGCTGGAGCAATATGCGAGTGGAAAAGTCGGCATCACTTTCCCTTCTACCAGTAGTGTTCACAATCCGGTGGAACTGGAACGGAACATAAAGGACAACCCTTTATGGGCGTTAGCCGGTCCTAGCGGAAATGGCAGCATAGGTGAGGACTGTGCCGGCTGGGGAGACGCAGCGGTGTGGATTCCTTACATGATTTATCTATGTTATGGTGACAAACAAATTCTCGTTAATCAATATGAAACAGCCAGAAAATGGGTCGATTATATGCTTGCCTGTGCAAAAGAGCATAATCCGCTGTATGCACAGGAATCGCAGTATCTAAATTATGAAGAAGGAGAATTAGATGCTGATTATATTTTTGACACAAAGATGCATTACGGGGAATGGCTGGAGCCTATCCCGAAAGAGAATACCGGGGAGTCTTTCGTAGAAGCAATCACCAGGATGAGAACACACGGAAATCCCCGTGTAGCTACTGCCTATATGTTCCGTTCTGCTGAAAATGTGGCACATATGGCGCAGATCTTGGGCAATCAAGAGGACTGTACGAAATACAAGAAGATCGCGGACAAAATCCGTAAAGTTTATGATAGGTACTTGATCGGAGATGACGGGGTTATCGAACCAGGCCATCAGGCGGCTTATGTTCGGGTACTTGCTATGGATCTCTGTTCAGAAGAAAAGCGCGAGAGTGTTGTAAAGCAGCTCCTAAAGGAAATAGAAAATAATAACTATCGTCTGAATACCGGCTTTCTATCCACGCCTTTTTTACTTCATGTACTGGTGGATTACGGATACTCAGAGATTGCTTTCCGGATTTTAGAGCAAACTGAAAATCCAAGCTGGCTGCATGCAGTCATGCTCGGCAGCACGACCATTCTTGAAAACTGGGACGGGATGGATCAGCATCATGGTTCTTATAATCATTATAGCTATGGTGCTGTCTGCGACTTTTTATTCAGTAGGGTGGCAGGAATTACTCCATTGTTCGAGGCGCCTGGGTATCGGGAGTTTGAACTTCGACCAATTATTGGTGGCACGCTAACACACGCCGAAGCCAGTTATGAATGCCTTTATGGAACCATTCGTTCCAGGTGGAAAAAAACGAAAAATGGTTTGATTTATGAATGCAGTGTGCCTGTAAATACAAGAGCTAGAGTGTATTTGCCGGATGGACAATGCATTTCCGTAGGAAGCGGCGATTACCGTTTTTCAGTAGGTGCTTAATATATTTCATATCTTTCGGAGGAACCCAATTGGAGAAAAATTATGAAAATGAAATTCAAACCTTACTGACGAAGATGACTATTGAAGAGAAGGTAGGTCAACTGCAACAGTGCGGGCCTTCTTTGGTAGGAGCTTTTGAGGTAAGCTTTGAAGAATTGGTTAACATGGTATACGACGGGAGAATCAGTAAAGCCGACTTCCAAAATATGATGAGTACTGCGAAACAGGACTTTCATGAGGAAGACTTGAAAGCAGGGAGAATCGGTTCTTACAATGGACTAAACAATGCGAAAACGGCGAATGATTTGCAGAAAATAGCGGTAACGGAAACCCGTTTGGGAATCCCTCTTTTATTTGGATACGATGTCATTCATGGTTACCGCACTGTTACGCCTATCCCGCTGGCGGAAAGCTGTGCATGGGAGCCAGAGCTTTGGGAAAGAACAGCAAGAATCGCGGCCGAAGAAGCAACTGCGGGTGGGGTTCATATGACTTTTGCTCCAATGGTGGATGTATCCAGAGATGCCAGATGGGGCCGAGTGAGTGAAGGCGCAGGCGAAGATACTTTGCTGTCTTCCATGTATGGTGCTGCTAAGGTGAAGGGATTCCAAGGTGATGATTTGACCAAGGAAGATGCTATGGCGGCTTGTATTAAACATTTTGCCGGTTACGGAGCGGCAGAAGCCGGGAAAGATTACAACCGTGTGGATATGTCAATCCTGCGATTATTTGAGGAGTATCTTCCACCGTTCGAAGCCTGTGTCAGCGCCGGGGCAAGAGCGGTAATGCCGGCTTTTAATGATATTAACGGAATCCCGTGCACAGTGAATTCATGGCTGCTTACTGATGTACTTCGTAAACAATGGGGATTTGATGGTATGACCATCAGCGATGCGAATGCCATCGCTGAATGTGTAACCCATGGAATTGCCGTGGATACTGCAGATGCTGCCAAGCAAGCGCTCGAAGCCGGGCTTGATATGGATATGACCTCGAATGCGTACAGCGATTCGCTAGTCGAACTGATTAGTAACGGTGCTGTGGATGAACAAGTTTTGGACAGAGCTGTTGCTGACGTATTGCGGGTTAAGTTTGAATTGGGATTATTTGAACATCCGTACCGCACTACCGAAGAACGCGAGAAAGTTGCAATGTTGAAGCCGGCTTACCGTGCCCTGGCAAGAGAAGCGGCTGAGAAATCCATCGTTCTGCTGAAAAACGATAATGTGCTGCCTTTAAAGAATGGGATGAAGCTGGGGTTAATGGGCGAGCTGGCCAATAACCGGGAAGAAATGACAGGAGCCTGGGCCATCAAAGCAGACGGGCAAGACTGTGTAAGCCTTGTCGATGCTTGCAAGGCCCAAGGAATTAACTTTATTTACATGGCTGAAGATACAGTGATTCCTGAAGAGTGCGATGTTTATGTCGCTGCTATTGGAGA
Above is a window of Paenibacillus sp. E222 DNA encoding:
- a CDS encoding sugar ABC transporter permease, with the translated sequence MGMNTAVPAKKKKFTRQKGSWGLYLMLLPAVVLTAIFVYIPMSGLLMAFQDYKPSLGISKSPWVGLDQFKFLFEYPDSMQVIWNTLKISFLKLAIGMFSTLAFALLINEVKHKFLRTSVQTFVFLPHFISWVVLGGIFIQLLNPEYGLVNQLLKALGHEPVFFLGSNHWFVPIVLFTDAWKEFGYGSIIYLAALVGINPALYEAAQLDGASKLKQMLNITLPSLIPTICVMLTISLGGVLNAGFDQIFNLYNPLVYESGDIIDTFVFRIGLIGGNFSFGTAIGLFKSVVGLILILGGYRLAYKVAGYKIF
- a CDS encoding carbohydrate ABC transporter permease gives rise to the protein MRRTAKFSTFQLINNIIMVMLAVICILPFLHVLSVSLSSSAAVSANKVTFWPIGLNLNSYSRALEDTQLLRSLWISVERTLLSVTLGLTVTSMAAYVLSKGGGQKGIAGYKWFVGFFIVAMLFNGGMIPTYLVVTKMGLYNTIWALILPTMINVFNIILIMNFFKALPQELEEAAFIDGAGHWKVYLRVMLPLSLPVMATVGLFTVVGEWNEWLAGQIYMKPENAPLSTFLKAAISMPNIDIKNAEAAAKFNALSLNSAQIFIGALPILLIYPFLQKFFAKGIVIGAVKE
- a CDS encoding family 78 glycoside hydrolase catalytic domain; translation: MVTSSESQFIRYDGAELVSRQQVVWKVSVTSVDETGIQENAHSEFARLEMGLLHPADWQAKWIEPELEIDIDARKPAPYLRRTFKVKPGLKQARIYQTAHGLYEFWINGHTGTEDKFKPGLTSYYARIQIQAYDITKLLKEGSNAWAVMLGDGWWRGMTGGTVKNNFGYKLHYFGQIELTYENGEREVIGTDERFKYATGGMLASDMLMGDIFDARKEFVDWKLAVFDDNSWMNVHCTTEHADVRLIASSSVPVREKEQFTAQPFRDAAGQLVLDFGQNIAGYVKMKLKNCKAGQKIRLVHGEDLKDGCFSLDNIKHGVLQSSEFQEVIYYCSGNAEEEYCPLFSIFGFRYVLVEGYNEDINEGDFTAIAVYSDMEETGSFICSNLLINKLVLNSFWSQKGNFMDVPVDCPTRERNAWTGDAQIYVRTAADFMNVYSFFEKWLKDLSLEQYASGKVGITFPSTSSVHNPVELERNIKDNPLWALAGPSGNGSIGEDCAGWGDAAVWIPYMIYLCYGDKQILVNQYETARKWVDYMLACAKEHNPLYAQESQYLNYEEGELDADYIFDTKMHYGEWLEPIPKENTGESFVEAITRMRTHGNPRVATAYMFRSAENVAHMAQILGNQEDCTKYKKIADKIRKVYDRYLIGDDGVIEPGHQAAYVRVLAMDLCSEEKRESVVKQLLKEIENNNYRLNTGFLSTPFLLHVLVDYGYSEIAFRILEQTENPSWLHAVMLGSTTILENWDGMDQHHGSYNHYSYGAVCDFLFSRVAGITPLFEAPGYREFELRPIIGGTLTHAEASYECLYGTIRSRWKKTKNGLIYECSVPVNTRARVYLPDGQCISVGSGDYRFSVGA
- a CDS encoding glycoside hydrolase family 3 N-terminal domain-containing protein; translation: MEKNYENEIQTLLTKMTIEEKVGQLQQCGPSLVGAFEVSFEELVNMVYDGRISKADFQNMMSTAKQDFHEEDLKAGRIGSYNGLNNAKTANDLQKIAVTETRLGIPLLFGYDVIHGYRTVTPIPLAESCAWEPELWERTARIAAEEATAGGVHMTFAPMVDVSRDARWGRVSEGAGEDTLLSSMYGAAKVKGFQGDDLTKEDAMAACIKHFAGYGAAEAGKDYNRVDMSILRLFEEYLPPFEACVSAGARAVMPAFNDINGIPCTVNSWLLTDVLRKQWGFDGMTISDANAIAECVTHGIAVDTADAAKQALEAGLDMDMTSNAYSDSLVELISNGAVDEQVLDRAVADVLRVKFELGLFEHPYRTTEEREKVAMLKPAYRALAREAAEKSIVLLKNDNVLPLKNGMKLGLMGELANNREEMTGAWAIKADGQDCVSLVDACKAQGINFIYMAEDTVIPEECDVYVAAIGEFKNQSGEAASRASIELPTEQIDLLKRLIETGKPVIAVLFNGRPLAIPWVADNVHAIVEAWHPGVEAGNAILNILFGIINPSAKLTTTFPYSSGQCPVYYAHINTGRPGGKSKFTSKYLDTPLAPVYPFGYGLSYTTFLYSDLQVRKEQEGIRVSVKVRNTGDRDGTEIIQCYIRDIVAKRVRPVKQLVDFTKIPLQAGVESEVVFLVPYQAMGYYDMSMNYVIEEGEFEIFVGGNSVECLSSRFWL